DNA sequence from the Cataglyphis hispanica isolate Lineage 1 chromosome 12, ULB_Chis1_1.0, whole genome shotgun sequence genome:
ATCCAGGCAGATTAAAATAGGGCGGCCAAAGATTACGGTCATTTTGCAAGTTATGTTACATATCACTTTTGTCAGATGTGACAatgaaaagtatatttctttatagaaatttattttcatcattagAATTCAAACAAAAGTGACAAAACATAACTCAATATCAATTTGCCCGTCAATTAGTGGCAAACagcttcttaaataaaattattgaaggaatcgaaatataaattgataatagcttaatataacatttcagCAACAATTAGTCTCTACTGTTATTTGTACTTTTGGAgtaattattggaaaaaaaaattgatttttctatatttttgttattgcatTGAACAGCTTTTCTCACTCTTGATTCTGTCATCCCAGAATAGTTTTATGCAATATAGTGTTGGTGATTGAGAAAATGTTTGTAGTTTTGTAGTTTagtatctaatataaaaaaaaatgctctcTACTTTTCCTAGTTGTCCCATCTAATGAAGGTGTAAGCAATAATGATCGGGGTGGCGACAGAGGAACGGAGATGGAAGTGGACGAACAGACTGGAGCGACGACAGGATCCAACGTCAGTGCCGTTGAAATCCCTGCCAATAAGGCTACAAAATTACGCGGCCACGAATCAGAAGTGTTTATCTGCGCCTGGAATCCGACTACTGATCTTTTGGCTTCTGGTTCGGGTGACAGTACTGCGCGCATCTGGGACATGTCAGATAATTCGCTAACACCCAATCAATTAGTTTTGCGTCATTGTATTCAAAAAGGAGGCACAGAAGTGCCGAGCAATAAAGACGTTACATCATTAGATTGGAAGGTACAAACAATCgccgatatataattttaattactttaaatatgaTGACGCGTACACTTTAAATTGCTGCAGTGCGATGGAACGTTACTCGCAACAGGAAGTTACGACGGATATGCCCGTATTTGGACAACTGACGGGCGATTGGCGTCCACATTGGGTCAGCATAAAGGTCCGATCTTCGCGTTGAAGTGGAATAAACGTGGCAACTATATTTTAAGCGCCGGCGTCGATAAAACGACCATTATCTGGGACGCCGAAAGTGGACAGTGTACACAACAGTTTAGTTTCCATTGCGCACCCGCTTTGGACGTCGATTGGCAGACGAATACATCATTCGCCAGTTGTTCCACAGATCAATGTATACACGTGTGCAAACTCAATGTGGATAAGCCAATTAAGAGCTTCCAAGGACACACAgtgcgtatacatatatcaaagaaaatcttatttgatttaatcaagtatatgatatattcttttcattgaTTTGTAGAATGAAGTCAATGCGATCAAATGGGATCCACAGGGAAACTTGCTGGCCAGTTGTTCAGATGATATGAGTTTAAAAATCTGGTCTATGAAGCAAGACACATGGGTACATGATTTACAGGCACAtagtaaagaaatttatactaTCAAATGGTCTCCGACTGGTCCAGGAACACACAATCCGAATATGAATTTAACTTTGGCTAGCGCGTCGTTCGATTCTACTGTTAGACTGTGGGATGTGGAGAGAGGTGTATGCATACATACCCTTACAAAGCACACCGAGCCAGTCTATAGTGTAGCATTTAGTCCGGATGGGAAGTTTCTCGCTAGCGGTAGTTTCGACAAATGTGTTCATATATGGTCGACTCAAGTGAGTATCTCTCGATTTTTGA
Encoded proteins:
- the LOC126853764 gene encoding F-box-like/WD repeat-containing protein TBL1XR1, yielding MSNTMSFSSDEVNFLVYRYLQESGFQHSAYTFGIESHISQSNINGALVPPAALLSILQKGLQYTEAEISIGEDGTEQRMVESLSLIDAVMPDVVATRQNQINQQKQQVKAEGQDTNGEEVVPSNEGVSNNDRGGDRGTEMEVDEQTGATTGSNVSAVEIPANKATKLRGHESEVFICAWNPTTDLLASGSGDSTARIWDMSDNSLTPNQLVLRHCIQKGGTEVPSNKDVTSLDWKCDGTLLATGSYDGYARIWTTDGRLASTLGQHKGPIFALKWNKRGNYILSAGVDKTTIIWDAESGQCTQQFSFHCAPALDVDWQTNTSFASCSTDQCIHVCKLNVDKPIKSFQGHTNEVNAIKWDPQGNLLASCSDDMSLKIWSMKQDTWVHDLQAHSKEIYTIKWSPTGPGTHNPNMNLTLASASFDSTVRLWDVERGVCIHTLTKHTEPVYSVAFSPDGKFLASGSFDKCVHIWSTQSGQLVHSYKGTGGIFEVCWNSRGDKVGASASDGSVFVLDLRKL